One Loxodonta africana isolate mLoxAfr1 chromosome 4, mLoxAfr1.hap2, whole genome shotgun sequence genomic region harbors:
- the IL23A gene encoding interleukin-23 subunit alpha: MLLGSKAVMLLLLLLWTPQGWAVPGSSSPAWAQGQQLSQKLCMLAWSAHPSIAHVDVPREEGDDETTSEVPRIQCWDGCDPQGLRDNSQFCLQRIHQGLIFYEKLLGSDIFRGEPSLLPDGPVGQLHASLLGLSQLLQPEGHHSETQPTPTPSPSLPWQRLLLRLKILRSLQAFVAVAARVFAHGAATLSP; this comes from the exons ATGCTGCTGGGTAGTAAAGCTGtgatgctgctgttgctgctgctttgGACCCCTCAGGGCTGGGCCGTGCCTGGGAGCAGCAGCCCTGCCTGGGCTCAGGGCCAGCAGCTCTCTCAGAAGCTGTGCATGCTGGCCTGGAGTGCACATCCATCAATAGCACATGTG GATGTCCCAAGAGAAGAGGGAGATGACGAGACTACAAGTGAAGTTCCCCGTATCCAGTGTTGGGATGGCTGTGATCCCCAGGgactcagagacaatagtcag TTCTGCTTGCAGAGAATCCACCAGGGCCTGATTTTTTATGAGAAGCTACTAGGCTCAGACATTTTCAGAGGGGAGCCTTCTCTACTCCCTGATGGCCCTGTGGGCCAGCTTCATGCCTCCCTACTGGGCCTCAGCCAACTCCTGCAG CCAGAGGGTCACCACAGTGAGACTCAGCCGACTCCAACCCCCAGTCCCAGCCTGCCGTGGCAGCGCCTCCTTCTGCGCCTCAAGATCCTTCGTAGCCTCCAGGCCTTTGTGGCTGTAGCTGCCCGGGTCTTTGCCCATGGAGCAGCAACCCTGAGCCCCTAA